GTGGATTTGTTCGCGCCCATATCAGCCCAGCCACCCACCACAAGCCGTGATTCAAGTTGCGGGGGCGACCGTTGCGCCAAGCAGTGGTGACCCGGCCCAACACGGCATCTGGGGTAAACGGTCCTTCGCAATGCAGTTGTGCGTCGCCACGGATTAAAAACGCCGCGCCGTCCACCCACCGCACGATACGGTGCAACACATAGCGCTCTATTACGTCCGATGAGTCCGTTTGCACCAGCACCATATCCCCCAGACGAAGCGTGAGGGCCGGTTCGAGTTCCACCACATCGCCGTCGCGGAGGAAAGGGAACATGCTGCTGCCGGTCACGGTCATGCGCACCCGCTGACCGCGTTCGAGGGCGGCGCGGACTATAGGCATCAGTTCGCGGCTGGGGAGAATCATCATAATATCGACCGCACCAGAGGAATGACCGCCCTCTCTGGCCGGCAGCGCAGGCGATAGACCGGTACTCGCGCCAGGATGGCATTGAGGTTGGTAAAGGCGCGCTGCATGAGCGCCGGATCCCAATACGGCAGAAAGGCGCGCGCCGCCAACAGCGAGGCCGCCGCCGGGGCCAACGGTTGGATGGCGTTCTCCGGCGCTTGCTCCAATACGATCAGGGCCGCCAGCGGCGCGGCATGGTTGCGGGCGATGTCAGCCGTGCCGCCCCAGGGCGTGCCGTAACACATCGGGCCGTTGGCCTCCATTCGCACGGCGATGCGATCATCGTTCATGGCGATCACGCCCGGCTCCTGACACCACAACTCCACTTGCGTGCTCTTGCCGGCGCCGGAATGACCGATGAAGACGATGCCTTGGCCATTGTCGTCCAGGGCAGAGGAGTGAAAGACCAACCCGCCGGTGAAGAGAATGGCGGCGCGTAGAACCAATTCGCCGGCACCGACGTTCAGCAGACTCTGCCATGGTGTGCCGGTACGCTGTTCGGTCAGCGTCAGGTCGTTCCACACTGCATTGGCGCGCAACACGCTTTGCACCCGCGCCGCCTGGCCTTCGTTCTGGTACGCCAGCGCGGCGTAGTTATCCTGTCCGTCACGGTACATTTTCCAGATCGAACCGGGGTCGTAAATCAGATCGCCGCGCGGCACTGGCGGAGAGGGGCTTTCTTCCCAACGCAGGGCTACACGGGCTAACGGTTTTTCCGGCGAGTTCGTCGCGCGAAAAGGCCCCAGCCGCCCTTCGATGCCGAGTTCGACGGCAGAGAGTGGGCTGGTTAACTCGATCAAAATATTGGCAATGCGGATGGGAATATTATGCAGGTTGGCCATAACGTCCCTTGCGCGCCTGAGCAATTTCGCACAGATAGGGCACGGGTTCGGTCAGAGTATCGGTTTCCAGTGCCGACCACGCCGGGCAGCGCGGGCAATAAGCGCGTGCGTCGCAGGCTAGGCAAGACGGCGCCAGCGGCGGAGCCGTATCCACAAAGCGCTGCACCTGTTCCCAGGCGGCGCGAAAGCCGGTTTCAAGCGGGCGGGCGGCAGGCAACGGCAGGTCAATGCAGGCGTTCATTTCCCCCCGTGGATTGACGACAAAAGCAGCTTGGCCGGCCTGACAATAGAAATTGCGATCCGGGCCGAGAGAAGCCTCGCGCAAGGCGGTTTCAGTCCATTCGGTGGCGGAAGCGCGGTCGGTCGCTTCGAGAGCGACACACTCGGCAGCGGACAGGCGGCAGGCGGCAGCCTCCGACGGGGCGCCGTCGCGCCGTTGGGAGAGCAGCCAGCCGGCCGAGAACGGCAGGCCCCAGTCGTGCGCCATCTGGCGCATGGCGTCCAGTTCGCCCACGTTGTGCCGGGTGATGGTGGTCTTGAGGCCGAGCGGGACGCGGTGTTTGACCAGCGCCTCGATGCCGGCGCAACAGCGGGCGTAACTGCCGGGCACGCCGGTGACGGCTTCATAGGTGGTGGCGGTGGCACCGTAGAGCGTGATTTCGGTGCGGCTGGGTGGAGCCTCCGCCAGACGTGC
Above is a genomic segment from Nitrospira sp. containing:
- a CDS encoding radical SAM protein; amino-acid sequence: MTAARVALPTDYGPLISELHRRAATRRQPVNGTFELTERCNLTCQMCYVRQAAGDQAVRTKELSTPEWLELARQAVDHGMVFLLLTGGEVFLRPDFFEIYTPLTRLGLILTLFTNGTLITEARAARLAEAPPSRTEITLYGATATTYEAVTGVPGSYARCCAGIEALVKHRVPLGLKTTITRHNVGELDAMRQMAHDWGLPFSAGWLLSQRRDGAPSEAAACRLSAAECVALEATDRASATEWTETALREASLGPDRNFYCQAGQAAFVVNPRGEMNACIDLPLPAARPLETGFRAAWEQVQRFVDTAPPLAPSCLACDARAYCPRCPAWSALETDTLTEPVPYLCEIAQARKGRYGQPA
- a CDS encoding S24/S26 family peptidase, with the translated sequence MMILPSRELMPIVRAALERGQRVRMTVTGSSMFPFLRDGDVVELEPALTLRLGDMVLVQTDSSDVIERYVLHRIVRWVDGAAFLIRGDAQLHCEGPFTPDAVLGRVTTAWRNGRPRNLNHGLWWVAGLIWARTNPLGLSLLQLALPSWQLGRRTQRWLQQFWKQA